A segment of the Chlorogloeopsis sp. ULAP01 genome:
TTGCATCTGATAAGTTCCAAGTGGCACTGTCCGCGAAAATTGCGGTACTCCATTAACAACAATGGCAATTTCTGTGCTGTCAAATTCAATATCGACAAGCACTGCTGCCTCTTGTGGCCCAAATTGCCGCAGTTGATCGCGAATTGTGCGAATCAGTGCAAAACTGTTAATCTCTAATACATCGATTTGCAATCCTGCCTGTTCAAATGTTCTTATATAGGTATCAGTGATTTCCTTACGAGTAGCAACAAGAAGTACCTGTACCTTTTCAATCCCATCCTCATCTACAAAGTACCCAAGTTTCTGATAATCTACATCAGCTTCTTCACGTGGATAAGGCAAATACAAACCTGCCTCATGGTTTAACACCATCTCCCGTAATTCTTTATCATCTAATTCTGCTGGGACGGGTATTAGACGCACAACTGAATCTCGTCCCGTCACAGAAGTCGCAACTCTAGAAGCGTTGATTTTACTTTCTGAGAGTGCCTGCTGAATAATTTGTGCCATTGCTGGAGGATCAGCAATTTGACCATCGATAAAAACACCTTCTGGAACTGACACAGATGTTAAAGCGTCTAGTTTCAGGCCTTGGCGTTGCTTGCGTAAACGGGCTACATTCACGCATTGTGGTGCAAGTTCGATGCCAACTCCTTTATTAGATTTGCCAAACAGACTCGTGAAGCTTTTAACCACAGTTTTGCTCGCATGAATGCTAAATTGAAAAATTTAAATGTTAAGCTATTTTGTCCTTGGTCATTTATCCTTGGTCATTGGTGAAGAATCAATGACCAATGACCTTATAATCTCGAAAATTTTGTATCGTCTTTTCTCCTTGGTTGAATTCAAGCACCATAAACACAATGATTCAAATTCGGAAATTCAAACAATTAACTATTTGGGCGCTACTTGGTTTATTGACAACTTGGATTATCAGTTGCAGCACAGGTAACGTCAGCACAAGCACAAAACAGGCATCTTCAGGAGCGGCAAAAGTTGAGTTTTGGACTATGCAACTCAAACCTCAATTTACCGACTACTTCCAAAGCCTGATTGCAAATTTTGAATCACAAAACTCAGGTATAAAGATTAACTGGGTAGATATACCTTGGGCGGAAATGCAAAACAAAATTTTAACAGCTGTCTCCGCAAAAACGCCACCTGATGTTGTTAACCTAAATCCAGATTTTGCGTCGCAATTAGCAGGTCGAAATGCTTGGTTAGATTTGGATACAAAAGTTCCAAATAACGCTCGTTCCTCCTATTTACCCAATATATGGAAAGCTAGTACGCTTAATGGTAAGAGTTTTGGGATACCCTGGTATCTCACCACACGGCTAACTATTTATAACACTGATTTATTAAAACAGGCAGGTATAAATAAAGTACCCGGTACTTACACTGAATTAGCACAAGCAGCCCAACAAATTAAAGATAAAACTGGTAAGTATGCCTTTTTTGTTACTTTTGTTCCGCAAGATTCCGGAGAAGTTTTAGAATCTTTTGTGCAGATGGGAGTAAACTTAGTAGATGCCGAAGGTAAAGCTGCTTTTAACTCTCCTCAAGGCAAAGCAGCGTTTCAGTATTGGGTAGATCTTTATAAAAAAGGACTGCTTCCGAAAGAGGTTTTAACTCAAGGACACCGCCATGCTATCGAACTTTATCAAGCTGGAGAAACAGCGTTATTAGCTTCGGGGGCTGAATTTTTAAAACAGATTAGCAAAAATGCACCAGCGATCGCTAAATATTCTGACATTGCCCCTCAAATTACTGGCGATACTGGCAAAAAAAATGTAGCTGTCATGAACGTAGTTATTCCCCGCGATACTAAACAACCTGATGCTGCTGTTAAATTTGCCTTGTTTGTTACTAATGATGAAAATCAGCTAGCTTTTGCCAAACAAGCGAATGTTCTGCCATCTACAGTTAAGGCTTTATCTGATAGCTACTTTAAAGATGTACCAGTAAATGCCTCAACCATAGATAGAGCACGTACAATTAGCGCCAGTCAACTACAACAAGCAGAAGTTTTAACTCCCAAATTGAAGAATTTTAATGTCTTACAAAAGGCAATTTATGAGAATTTGCAAGCAGCTATGTTAGATGAGAAGACAGTAGATAAAGCTTTAGAAGATGCTGCGCAGGAGTGGAATAGCACAAGGAGTTAGTTAATAGCTAATGGCTAATTTTAAAAACCCAGCTCCCCGATTTCTCAAAGAAATCGGGGAGCTTTCTTGTTTTTTACTTAGTTTGTAAAAAATGTCCAATTAAGTATAGTGAACCGCATAAAACAACTAAATTATCCGTTGAGCTAAAAGCAGCTTCTAACCCTGAGAATAAATTTGGATAAACAACACATAAGTTTAATTCAGGGCAAATTTGTTTAGCTAGCACAGCTAATTCTTCAGGATGAGCTGAACTATGATCTAGAACAGGTACTAAATACAATCGATCATTGGGTTGCAGTAAAGCTTTAAAAATATCTTTATGGTCTTTTGTGGAAAGCATTCCCATTACCCAACTAACTGCGGGAGTATTGAGGGTATTTACATAATCTCGTAAAACTTGGGCGGCGGCTGGGTTATGAGCGCCATCAAGTAATAATTTATGGTTTTTCCAACTAGTCCATTGCATTCGCCCCGGCCACTTGGTTTTTGCCATACCGTTAACGATAGCCGCTTCAGAAATCTGCCAACCCCTTTGTTGCAACATTTCCAGCGCTGCTAAAGCTAAAGCTGAATTAGTCAGTTGAATTTGTCCTTGTAGCGGTAAGGGATATTTAATTGTGCTGTTTTGATTTATAATTGATTTATATTCTGCCCATTCCGTGCTAATTTGACAGGCGCTTTGAGGCATAAAGTTGGGGCATTGTAATTCTAAAATACGTGATCGCACAACTTTGTCTGCATCTGGTGGCAAAGTTCCTACTACAGCAGGGCATCCTGGTTTAAGAATACCAGCTTTTTCTCTAGCAATATGAGCAACAGTAGGGCCAAGGTTCTGCCAATGTTCGCGGCTGATAGATGTGATGATGGTGACAAGAGGTTGATCACAAACGTTGGTAGCATCCAAGCGTCCTCCCAATCCAACTTCTACTACCGCTATATCAACTTTTTGTTGAGCGAAATATAACCAAGCTGCTGCCGTAATCACTTCAAACTGAGTTGGTGGTTCATCCTCCAAACTGATAGCAGCTTGAACTTTTAGTAATAAATTACAAAATTCCTCTAAGGAAATAGGCTGTTCGTTGAGGCAAATACGTTCCGTCCAATCGACTAAATGGGGAGAGATATAGCGTCCGGTACGATAACCTGCCTCTGTCAGCACAGCAGAAAGATAGGCACAAACAGAACCTTTACCGTTAGTACCAGCAACCTGAATGACAGGAACTTGATGATGGGGGTTACCAAGACTCGCTAACAATTTTTGGATGCGTTCTAATCCAAGATTGACACCAAAGCGTTGAAAGGGTTTGAGTAAAGAGTCGATATCCATAACGTAGATACTAGTTAGTAGATAGTAGTTAGTGGTGACTACTAACCACTAACAAACCAAAAATAAAACCGACTGCCTCTCATTTGGAGAAACAGTCAGTTTGTTACTGATGATGCGGAGTATAGTTTAGGCTTCTCTGTTTAAAAAGTTTTGCAATTGATTTAGAGCAGCAGCACCAATATTGAAAACTGCCCAACCAGCAGCGATCGCGATCGGTGCTAACACAATAAGCAAACGCATATCTAAGTCCATATTTAGAACCCCTCTGTTAAATAGAGCTTAAAGTTTTATCAACTGTTCTCATTTTTATTTTTAGCCTAAGTGGGCAACTTTTCTCAATAGATTATGTAAAGAATATTTACAAAATTAGTCAATAATCATTGGTTATTGGTCATTAGTCATTAGTCATTATTAATAGGGAATAGGGTTGGGGGCAATGTTTATTACTCCCCGTGTCCCCGTGTCCCCGTGTCCCCTTGTCTCCCACTCTCCTTGTCCCCTCCTTCCTCAATGGGGAGCGCCAAAACCCATATCAGTTCCTTTGCCAGCATGAAAGAGCGCTAACTTTTTGTAACGCTCGGCGTGTTCAACTAGTTCTACCGCTTCAACATCAGTCACTTGACGCACTACTTTTCCAGGAACACCAACAACTAGGGATTTAGGTGGAACATCTTTATTTACCACTGCACCAGCACCAATAATGCTGCCAGCACCCACCCGCACTCCATTTAAAATTACTGCGCCAATCCCGATTAAACTACCACTTTCAATATAGGCAGAATGAACGACAGCACGATGCCCAACTGTAACATGATCTTCCAATATTGTCGGTTGACCGGGATCGCCATGTAGAATGGCTCCATCTTGAATATTTGTACATTCACCAATTTCGATGCGTTCTACATCTGCTCTAATTACTGCTCCATACCAAATGCTGGCTCCTGTCGCTATATATACCGAACCTATAACCACAGCATTGTTGGCGACGAAGGCAGCTTGAGAAATGTCCACAGAAGACCAGTAGGAAGCGTTTGACACGATAGAATATGAATTATGAATATGGTACTCAGGAACACTGGAGAAATCCAACCTTGAAAACTGGTTGCAAAACCAGGATATCACGGCGTCAAGACCGTTCACTGAGGCAGCAGTAAGTAGGTACCCTAATCATGTGGCGCAGAAGTGTAAAAAAAACTAACGTCACTACTAGTGAAGACAACAACATTGTTCTTGTACGCACTTCATGATGAATCCAGGCTTGCAGTACCCAATATTTGGTCCCGAAATTCAGTGTCCCCACTGCCGCCAGACAATTCCGGCACTGACACTAACAGATACTTATTTATGTCCTCGTCATGGGGCGTTTGAAGCTAATCCCAAAACTGGAGAGTTGATTCATCTACAGTCTGGGCGTCATTGGCGCAGGTGGAATGGGGAATGGTATCGGCAACATACTCATCCCGATGGTATTCGATTTGAAATACACGAAGCTCTAGACAAGCTATATACACAAGGTTATCGAGCAACACGGGTAATTATTGCTCGCCGCTATCAGGAATTGATGAGTGGCTACTTAGAGCGTAGTACTCCTTGGCGAGGGGGGCAACAGGAAGGAACTTCCGCCCGCCTATATGGTTTGCCAGTGGAGTTTAGCCCCGATCCCGCTGAAGAACCTTGTTGGGAAGTTATTAATTTTGATTTAGACAAAGAACCTGGTGTACCAGTACGCTACCCTTATTTCAGATTGTTTGAATGAACTAGGGACTGGTGACTGGGGACTAGGGATTAGTAATTAAGACATCCTAGCACCGTTTTCCCCAGTACCCAATACCCAATCACCAGTACCCTATCTATATGCACCACGTTTCAATTCGCACTGCTAATATTCATCGAGCGATCGCTTTCTACGAACAACTGGGGTTCACAGTTTGCGATCGCTTCACTACAGGCTACACCCTCGCCTGTTGGATGGAAGGGCTAGGTGGCAGAATTGAACTCATTCAAATACCTGAACCAAAACCAGCGCCAGACGCATTTGCTGACGAACATTATGTGGGGTACTACCATTTGTCTTTCGATATCACTGCGATCGCGACTGATTTACCTAGTTGGTTAACAAGTTTAAAAGAGCGCTTGGCTTTGGCTGCACAAAATCAGCCAGAGCAATTACAACCGCTCAAGGTACTTTTAGAACCGACGCAGCAACAAATAGGCGATCGCATTTATGAAATCACTTTTATTGCCGATGCCGATGGCTTACCCTTGGAATTCATTCGAGTATTAACAAAACTTAATTCGTAATTAATTAAAACAAGGGTAATGTTGCCTGTACTGTCCAACGAGAAGGTATTTTATTAACAAGTAGACGAAGTTGTTCAAAACCAGGTTTTCCAACTGCACGCCAATTATCAATCCAGCTAGCTAGAGTTATTGCAGCAGCATCTGTCCCCGCTTTAACATAGGCGTGATCAAACTCAGACAGCAGCGCTAAACTATCAGGTTGGCTAATACCTATGGCGCTACCAAGCCCAAGGGTTGGGGTTGAAGCTGTTGTCAGCCCACGTGGGTTATTAGCCAAAAGATAAGCTCGCAGCCCCATCACATCCTCGTTGTCTTGAAGAGGGCTATTTTGAGGGGAAGCAGTTTGTAACAAGTACAGAAATTTTGGCTTGTGTTGGGCTGCCTTTTCACTTCGCAGCCACTGTGAACTCACCCAAGCTACAGGTTGATAATTTTCTAATACAGCTAAATCCGCTTCTTCAGCATAGCCGTGCCATTGGTAGCGGGATTGATTGCTTAAGGGAACAAAACCTCCAGGAATCAATTTTTCTCCTTTAGGGATGCGATCGCAGTCAATCCAGACACGAGTTATGGCTGTAGTATTTGCTAGTGGCAGAAGTCGAATAGGAGCGACAATTACACCATTTTTTCTTACTTGTTCCACCCAAGCGGGTGACAAAGCATCTCCTGTTGCCCAAACAATTAAGCGATCAAAAGGCGCAGCAGGTAGATAACCTTCTCTACCATCTTGTGCTACTACCTTTACCATATCAAAACCTTGTGAAGTCAATAATCTAGTAGCACGCTCCACCAAATCTGAGTCTATATCTAAAGAAACGACATAACCTGTTTTCCCCACTAAATATGCCAGCATTGCTGTACTGTATCCAGAACCTGTGCCAACCTCCAAAACTCGCATCCCTGTTTGAACATCTAAAAGGCGTAGCATCGCCGCGATGATTTTTGGCGATGAGCTTTGCGGTATCGGTATACCATCGGCTTGCCTGACAAAGGTTTCGTAAGAAATTGCAGACTCTGCCCAATCTACTGGATCACCCATGTTTTTAGCGATGATTTTGAGAAGTTCAAAACTATTAAAATTTAGTCCACTCTTGCAAAGAATTTCCTCTAGCCGTAGCTAGTAGACTAACCTTATAGCTTTTTGAGAAAATAGAATTAATTTAAAAAAAGCCTCAAGTACTAAAGAACACGCTATAGTCAGAAAAATCTGTAATCTAATTTGTAGATGCTTTCAGCAAATACATGGGTGTTTTTACCGCATTGCATAGATATCGTTTTCTAATTTTTGTGTTTAGTCTCTGTTTGATTGCGGTTTTGCTACTGGGTAATGGATCTGTGACAAGTCAAATTAATATCGGATCTACTAGAGTAAATAATCGCAATGAAAATATCTTAAAAAGAACACAAAGAAATTTAGTGACAGACAACGTCCGTAAAACAATACTAGAAAATAATCTTACTATTCTGACAAAGGAAGTTCATTCCGCACCAGTGGTGACAGTACAGGTGTGGTACAAGGTGGGTTCACGCAACGAAGAACCAGGGGTAAATGGTATTGCCCACCAATTAGAACACATGATGTTTAAAGGCACAAAAAATCGTCCGATTCAATTTGGGCGTTTGTTTAGTGCTTTGGGTAGTGACTCAAACGCCTTCACTAGCTACGACCAAACTGCATATTACAATACAGCAGAGCGTGATAAGCTGCACGCTCTTTTGGAATTAGAAGCGGATAGGATGGAAAATGCTCTGCTTGATGCCGAGCAATTAGCAAGCGAAAAGCGGGTAGTAATTTCTGAGTTGCAGGGTTACGACAACGATCCAGAGTATCGCCTCAGCCAAGCTGTGTTGAGAGCAGCATTTCCCAAGCATCCTTACGGCTTGCCCATAGGTGGAACCAAAGCTGATGTCGAGAAATTTCAAGTTCAACAATTACAAAAGTATTATAAAGAATTCTATAGCCCTGATAATGCGGTTTTGATAATTGTTGGTGATTTCGACACTGCAAAAACTTTGACAGCAGTGAAAGAGATATTTGGGAAAATTCGGAAGAAGGATAGACAAGACACGGAGACACGGAGACACGGAGACACGGGGAATATGTTTGATAATTTCTCCGCGTCGCCCTCCGGGTTCGGAAGTTCAGACTCGACGGGAACCGCCAAGACTCCGACTTCCTCACCGCGTCTCAACCTCTCCGCGTCTTCCTCTCCTCTTGTATTACGAGAACCGGGAGCAAACGCACTTTTATACACCGTATATCCTTTGCCTGCTGCAAATCACTCAGATGTGCCAGCGCTAGATGTGATGGATTATATTTTGACGGAAGGGCGGAATTCTCGCCTCTATCAAGTGTTAGTAGAATCTGGTTTAGCTACTGATTTGACAGGTTATGTTACAAGCTTGCGTGAAGGGGGTTGGTACGAACTAGCGGTGACTGCAAATTCTCATCGCTCTTTGAAAAAGATTGACTTGGTGATGCAAAAAGCGATCGCCAATCTTGCCAAAACAGGAGTTACACAAGCAGAAGTAAATCGTGCGCAGGCACAACTAGAAGCTAGTGTAATCTTGGAAAACCGGGATATTACCAGTCAAGCAATGCAATTAGGGAACAATGAAACTACGATTGGTGATTACAGATATACAGATAGTTACTTAGCGGCAATTCGTCAGGTAACTGCACAAGATGTACAACGTGTCGCAAATAAATACCTACAACGAAAATTACGTACTATCGGCTTTTTTGAACCAAGCCAGATACAGACGGAAAATAATAGTAATGCCAAACCATCTTCCACACAAATTAAAGAAAATTTTTCTTCCGGCTCAACCGAGTTACCTGATGAAGTCGCGAAGTATCTTCCAGTGGTGGATGTAACAACAACGCCTGTCACTTTGACTTTGCCAGAGCAATTCACGTTGCCTAACAATTTGCGAGTGTTGTTATTGCCGGATCGAAGTACTCCTACAGTAACCTTAAGTGGAAACATCAAAGCTGGTACGGAATTTGATCCAGCAGATAAAGCTGGGTTGGCATCTCTTGTTGCGGAAAACTTGATGAACGGCACTAAAACTAGGGATGTGTATACACTTGCCAACACTTTAGATGAACTTGGTGCGAGTTTAGACTTTGATACTTACCGTGAAGGTGTAGAAATTGAAGGTAAAAGTTTGGCAGAAGATTTACCAATTCTAGTGCAGATTTTAGGAGATGTAGTCAAGAATGCAACTTTTCCGGCAAAAGAGTTGGAACTTTCCCGTCAACAGGCTTTAACAGATTTGAAGCAGGAATTAGACGATCCGGCAGAAGTTGCACAAAGAATATTTATACAAACTCTTTATCCCCAGAATCATCCTTTACACTCCTTCCCCACTCAAAAGAGTTTGCGCCAGATTCGCCGTCAGGATGTGATTGATTTTAAGCACAAACATTATCGTCCAGATACGATAGTGCTAACACTGGTGGGAGATTTTTCTCCGGAGCGAGTGCGATCGCTAATTGCAGCTGAGTTTGGTGACTGGCAAGTGAGCGGTGAGGCTCCAAAGTTACAATATCCAACCGTAAAAATACCAGACAAAATTGTCCGTGTTAATCCAGTGCTGCCAGGTAAAAACCAAGCAGTTACTTATATGGGCAATACGGGAATTAACCGCCAAGATCCACGATATTATGCAGCTTTGATCCTGAATCAAATTTTAGGTGGCGATACCCTCTCTAGCAGATTGGGAACAGAAATACGCGATCGCCAAGGTTTAACTTACGGGATTTACAGCACCTTTCAAACAGGGAAAAATGTAGGGATATTTTTGATTGAAATGCAAACAGCCCCAGAAGATACAAATCGTGCGATCAAAAGCACCCGTAGATTGATAGCAGAAATTCATCAACAAGGCGTTAGTGCAGAGGAATTGGAGACAGCTAAACGTAATGCGATCGGCAACTATAATGTCTCCTTAGCAAATCCAGAGGATTTGTCATCCAGAATTTTGATGAATGAAGTATGGGGGCTGGATCAAGAGGAACTGTACTCTTTTACTAATAAAATTGCGGCAGTCACTGTTGAGCAAGTCAATCAAGCAGCAAAGGAGTTACTTCATCCAGATAAAATTGTTGTAGTCACAGCTGGCTCTTCTGTCACAGCAAAGAAAAATATTAGGTAAAAAAAGTTAATGGCTGATGGTTAATCGCTAATGGTACAAACAAAAATTAGCGATTAACTTCTTGAGATTAAAGGCTATGATTCAATTCGTTGCGAAAACTTCCTGGCAATTCCTACAGTGTATTTACTTAACATTAGCATTGCTGTTGTGTTTTAATTTCATTATTATTACTCCTGTATTGGCAGACAATAATTCAGGAAATTTACTGAAACAAACACCAACACAAGTGACAGTCAGCCTCGGTAATGTAGCCAACGAACTGAAGTTTGAGCCAAATCATTTAGAATTTATAGCTGGTAAACGCTACACACTCCGGCTAGTAAATCCCAGTGCGCAAAAGCACTATTTCACTGCCAAAGATTTTGCTGATAACATTTGGACACAAAAAGTAGAAGCAGGAAAAGTAGAAGTTAAAGGAGCAATCCACGAGATGGAACTAAAGCCTGGTGCCGAAGCAGAATGGGTATTTGTAGCACTGAAGCCAGGAAAATATAGCTTACGTTGTCCTATCCCTGGGCATACAGAGGCAGGTATGACTGGAGACATTGCGATCAATTCTGGGCAGTAAAAGATTGAAAATAGAGGATGAAAATTACATTTTAGTTTTCAGCAGCAAAAATCTACGAATAAAATATGAGGCAAAAAATAAGTTAATTTAAGTATATGTATTACTTCTCGATTAAGTAACCAGGCGTAAATAAACATAACCATCAGGTTCGTTAGTTGCTAGTCATTTCCAGCAATAAACAACGAACCACTATTTATGCCTACCGCTTAAGATAGAAAAAAATAGCCATTTAAGCAGCAAGGCGCAAACAATAATTAATTTCCCATGAACATTTTAAGTAATCTGCTTTCTCAACCAGCTCAAGATAATCGCTCTAAAAGGCAGCGTAGAGGCATTGAAATTAAATCGCCACGTGAAATAGAAATTATGCGGCGATCGGCAACAATAGTGGCAACTGTGCTCAAAGAGATTTCTGAACTGGTACAGCCAGGAATGACTACAGCAGACTTGGATGCTCATGCGGAAAAACGCATCCGGGAAATGGGTGCAACACCAAGTTTTAAGGGATATCACGGTTTTCCTGGTTCTATTTGTGCCAGCATCAACAACGAAGTTGTACATGGCATTCCCAATGCCAAGAAAGTGATCCGGGCTGGCGATGTTTTAAAAGTAGATACGGGCGCTTATTATGAAGGCTTTCATGGCGACTCCTGCATTACTATTGCCGTGGGTGAAGTTTCTCCAGAAGCTGCAAGACTGATTCGCGTTGCGGAAGAGGCGCTTTATAAAGGTATTGAACAGGTAAAAGCTGGAAATTACCTGATGGATATCGCTGGCGCAATTGAAGATCATGTTAAAGCTAATCGCTTCTGTGTAGTAGAAGACTTTACTGGGCATGGTGTCGGGCGCAATTTGCACGAAGAGCCTTCTGTGTTCAACTTCCGCACTCGTGATATGCCAAATGTAAAACTACGTGCTGGGATGACACTAGCGATCGAGCCGATTCTCAATGCTGGTTCTAAGTACACCCGAATTTTATCCGATCGCTGGACTGCTGTGACTGTGGATAATGCTTTGTCAGCTCAGTTCGAGCATACCGTGTTGGTGACAGAAACTGGCTACGAGATTTTGACGGATCGTTCTAAAGTCTAGTTATAGATGCTCAAAGCTGACTTGGATAATGCCTAAAATAAGGCAGATTGTACTAAGCAATGACAGTTCTTAAAAAGAAAATAGCACTGATTACAAGAGGTAAAGCGTAAAATAAAAGTGAGCTTACCTCTTTTTGTTAAATTTTAAAAATGTAGTTTTAACCTGAGTTCTGATTAAGGAAAGGGGCAGGTAGTAATACCAATGCGTGGATTTTGGAGCCAGTGCGCCCTTGCGGGTTAAGCGCGTCGAGTGCATCTGGCGTCGGGTTAAGCGCGTTGAGTGCAAGTGGCGTGATTTTAGATTAAAACTATTGATTAATAGGCTATTCCAGAATTTTGAAATAAGACTCCCGCTCGCCAATTTGGTATAAGCTGAAAATAAACTAATCCCCTTCTTATGGAGAAGGGGTTAGAGGAATGTTATTGCTGTTCCAATCGCAGTACTGCCATAAATGCCTCCTGCGGTACATCCACTGTACCTACAGCTTTCATCCGCTTTTTACCTTTTGCCTGCTTTTGCAGAAGTTTCTTCTTTCGGCTAATGTCACCGCCATAGCACTTAGCAAGCACGTCTTTCCGCAAAGCAGGGATGTGTTCGCTGGCAATAATTTTACTACCGATCGCCGCTTGAATTGGCACTTTAAATTGATGGCGAGGAATCAATTCTTTGAGTTTTTCAGCCATTGATCGCCCAACGTTGTAAGCTTTATCGCGGTGAACAATCATAGCGAGAGAGTCAACTGGATCGCCATTAATCATAATATCTAGCTTCACCAAAGGATTTTCTCGATAGCCGATCAGGTGATATTCCATACTAGCGTAACCGCGCGATCGCGACTTCATCTGATCGAAAAAGTCGGTAACCACTTCTGCCAAAGGTAACTCATAAGTGAGTGTAGTACGTCCTTGGGTGAGGTATTTCATATCTTTGAAAACACCGCGTCGGTTTTGTGACAACTCCATTAAAGTCCCGACAAAAGTTTCTGGTGTAATCATTTCTACTTGAACGTAAGGTTCTTCAATTTTTTCCCGTTCGTTAGGAGAAGGTAAATGACTGGGGTTATCGATGTACAATACCTCACCTTTATTGGTAGTAACACGGTACACCACCGAAGGGGCAGTAATAATTAAATCCAGATTATACTCTCGCTCTAAGCGCTCTTGCACAATTTCCATGTGCAATAAGCCCAAGAATCCACAACGGAAGCCAAACCCCATCGCGCTAGAGGTTTCTGGTTCATAGTGCAGTGCCGCATCGTTGAGCTTGAGTTTTTCTAAAGCTTCGCGCAAGTCCTCAAATTGATCGGCATCAATAGGGAACATACCACAAAACACCATCGGGTTAGCTTCTTTGTAACCAGGTAATGGTTCGGCGGCTTTAGCATTAGTGTGGGCGAGGGTAAGGGTATCTCCCACCCTAGCATCAGCTACAGCTTTAATTGCTGCTGACAAATAGCCAACTTCCCCAGCGTGTAAGTCTTCAACTGGCTTTTGGTTCGGGGAAAGTACGCCTAATTCGTCAATTTCGTATTCTTTACCAGATGCCATTAAATAGACGCGATCGCCCTTTTTTACCGTCCCATCCATCACCCGGAAATATACAATTACCCCCCGGTAGCTATCGTAGTAGCTATCAAAAATTAACGCCCGTAGAGGTTCATTTACAGTATTTCGAGGTGGTGGGATGCGCTCAACAATTGCTTCTAAAATTTCATCAACACCAATTCCTTCTTTGGCAGAGGCAAGAATTGCACCGCTACAATCT
Coding sequences within it:
- a CDS encoding type IV pilus biogenesis protein PilM codes for the protein MVKSFTSLFGKSNKGVGIELAPQCVNVARLRKQRQGLKLDALTSVSVPEGVFIDGQIADPPAMAQIIQQALSESKINASRVATSVTGRDSVVRLIPVPAELDDKELREMVLNHEAGLYLPYPREEADVDYQKLGYFVDEDGIEKVQVLLVATRKEITDTYIRTFEQAGLQIDVLEINSFALIRTIRDQLRQFGPQEAAVLVDIEFDSTEIAIVVNGVPQFSRTVPLGTYQMQMALAKAMSVPASRDMELLRGITIPLNPQDAGKTGVTEANPGLAAMMRVLGELTDELRRSIDFYLNQSQNLEVAQIFLAGAGGGLAQLDEFFTQRLSLPTSQIDPVGALSLQIDEEKYPPVQRPGLGIVLGLGMREV
- a CDS encoding sugar ABC transporter substrate-binding protein; this encodes MIQIRKFKQLTIWALLGLLTTWIISCSTGNVSTSTKQASSGAAKVEFWTMQLKPQFTDYFQSLIANFESQNSGIKINWVDIPWAEMQNKILTAVSAKTPPDVVNLNPDFASQLAGRNAWLDLDTKVPNNARSSYLPNIWKASTLNGKSFGIPWYLTTRLTIYNTDLLKQAGINKVPGTYTELAQAAQQIKDKTGKYAFFVTFVPQDSGEVLESFVQMGVNLVDAEGKAAFNSPQGKAAFQYWVDLYKKGLLPKEVLTQGHRHAIELYQAGETALLASGAEFLKQISKNAPAIAKYSDIAPQITGDTGKKNVAVMNVVIPRDTKQPDAAVKFALFVTNDENQLAFAKQANVLPSTVKALSDSYFKDVPVNASTIDRARTISASQLQQAEVLTPKLKNFNVLQKAIYENLQAAMLDEKTVDKALEDAAQEWNSTRS
- a CDS encoding folylpolyglutamate synthase/dihydrofolate synthase family protein, which produces MDIDSLLKPFQRFGVNLGLERIQKLLASLGNPHHQVPVIQVAGTNGKGSVCAYLSAVLTEAGYRTGRYISPHLVDWTERICLNEQPISLEEFCNLLLKVQAAISLEDEPPTQFEVITAAAWLYFAQQKVDIAVVEVGLGGRLDATNVCDQPLVTIITSISREHWQNLGPTVAHIAREKAGILKPGCPAVVGTLPPDADKVVRSRILELQCPNFMPQSACQISTEWAEYKSIINQNSTIKYPLPLQGQIQLTNSALALAALEMLQQRGWQISEAAIVNGMAKTKWPGRMQWTSWKNHKLLLDGAHNPAAAQVLRDYVNTLNTPAVSWVMGMLSTKDHKDIFKALLQPNDRLYLVPVLDHSSAHPEELAVLAKQICPELNLCVVYPNLFSGLEAAFSSTDNLVVLCGSLYLIGHFLQTK
- a CDS encoding photosystem II protein Y; translation: MDLDMRLLIVLAPIAIAAGWAVFNIGAAALNQLQNFLNREA
- a CDS encoding gamma carbonic anhydrase family protein, coding for MSNASYWSSVDISQAAFVANNAVVIGSVYIATGASIWYGAVIRADVERIEIGECTNIQDGAILHGDPGQPTILEDHVTVGHRAVVHSAYIESGSLIGIGAVILNGVRVGAGSIIGAGAVVNKDVPPKSLVVGVPGKVVRQVTDVEAVELVEHAERYKKLALFHAGKGTDMGFGAPH
- a CDS encoding TIGR02652 family protein produces the protein MMNPGLQYPIFGPEIQCPHCRQTIPALTLTDTYLCPRHGAFEANPKTGELIHLQSGRHWRRWNGEWYRQHTHPDGIRFEIHEALDKLYTQGYRATRVIIARRYQELMSGYLERSTPWRGGQQEGTSARLYGLPVEFSPDPAEEPCWEVINFDLDKEPGVPVRYPYFRLFE
- a CDS encoding VOC family protein, with amino-acid sequence MHHVSIRTANIHRAIAFYEQLGFTVCDRFTTGYTLACWMEGLGGRIELIQIPEPKPAPDAFADEHYVGYYHLSFDITAIATDLPSWLTSLKERLALAAQNQPEQLQPLKVLLEPTQQQIGDRIYEITFIADADGLPLEFIRVLTKLNS
- a CDS encoding methyltransferase domain-containing protein, yielding MGDPVDWAESAISYETFVRQADGIPIPQSSSPKIIAAMLRLLDVQTGMRVLEVGTGSGYSTAMLAYLVGKTGYVVSLDIDSDLVERATRLLTSQGFDMVKVVAQDGREGYLPAAPFDRLIVWATGDALSPAWVEQVRKNGVIVAPIRLLPLANTTAITRVWIDCDRIPKGEKLIPGGFVPLSNQSRYQWHGYAEEADLAVLENYQPVAWVSSQWLRSEKAAQHKPKFLYLLQTASPQNSPLQDNEDVMGLRAYLLANNPRGLTTASTPTLGLGSAIGISQPDSLALLSEFDHAYVKAGTDAAAITLASWIDNWRAVGKPGFEQLRLLVNKIPSRWTVQATLPLF